From Planctomycetota bacterium, the proteins below share one genomic window:
- a CDS encoding DUF1501 domain-containing protein, with the protein MPRRRFRNDSPFHRAAGPEAVSRRDWLAGSGGGLGGIALAALLAGQREAVADGGAGLHPACIHPPRVKRVVQLFMAGAASHIDLFDHKPELVRRHGQPSDFGEAVEAFQDGLGPWLKPVWEFAPYGGCGKLLSDVVAPLGAVVDRMAFIHDMVSSSGVHSAATLLQTTGFVLPGFPGAGCWVSYALGSLNDNLPTFVVLPDHRGYASNGVKNWDAGFLPARYSGTVVQPAAADPVADLRPHAAGPFVTASADAATRDVLARLNRRHEEARPGDSRLEARIRSYELAARMQLAAPEALDIAAEPAHVRALYGVQPERGAWPAEINAEEETHHFGLRCLAARRLLERGVRFVQVWSGNDNGFPRRNWDSHEDVARDHGPLALGMARGAAALIQDLDRRGMLDDTLVLWTTEFGRMPSSQGGRGRDHNPYVFTTWLCGGGIKGGVTSGLSDQWGYKPLDRDDPTTVHDVHATVLRLLGIEHTKLTWRNNGIDRRLTDVHGHVLTDILA; encoded by the coding sequence GCGGCGGGCTCGGCGGGATCGCCCTGGCAGCGCTGCTGGCGGGCCAGCGCGAGGCGGTCGCCGACGGTGGCGCCGGGCTGCATCCGGCCTGCATCCATCCGCCGCGCGTGAAGCGCGTGGTGCAGCTGTTCATGGCCGGGGCCGCCAGCCACATCGACCTCTTCGACCACAAACCGGAGCTCGTCAGGCGCCATGGGCAGCCGAGCGATTTCGGCGAGGCGGTCGAGGCGTTTCAGGACGGCCTCGGCCCGTGGCTCAAGCCGGTATGGGAGTTCGCCCCCTACGGTGGCTGCGGCAAATTGCTGTCGGACGTGGTCGCTCCCCTCGGCGCGGTCGTCGACCGGATGGCGTTCATCCACGACATGGTGAGCTCGTCGGGGGTCCACTCGGCGGCCACGCTCCTCCAGACGACCGGCTTCGTCCTCCCCGGGTTTCCCGGCGCCGGCTGCTGGGTGAGCTACGCCCTCGGCTCGCTCAACGACAACCTCCCGACGTTCGTCGTCCTCCCCGACCATCGCGGCTATGCCTCCAACGGCGTGAAGAACTGGGACGCCGGGTTCCTCCCCGCGCGCTACTCGGGCACTGTCGTGCAGCCGGCGGCCGCCGATCCGGTCGCCGACCTGCGGCCCCACGCCGCCGGCCCGTTCGTCACGGCGAGTGCCGACGCCGCCACGCGCGACGTTCTCGCCCGGCTCAACCGCCGTCATGAAGAAGCCCGGCCGGGAGACTCACGGCTCGAGGCGCGGATCCGGTCGTACGAGTTGGCGGCGCGGATGCAGCTGGCGGCGCCCGAGGCGCTCGACATCGCCGCGGAGCCGGCCCATGTCCGCGCCCTGTATGGCGTCCAACCCGAGCGCGGCGCCTGGCCGGCCGAGATCAACGCCGAAGAGGAGACGCACCACTTCGGCCTCCGCTGCCTGGCGGCCCGGCGGCTGCTCGAGCGGGGCGTCCGCTTCGTGCAGGTCTGGAGCGGCAACGACAACGGCTTTCCACGGCGCAACTGGGATTCGCACGAGGACGTCGCCCGCGACCACGGGCCGCTCGCCCTCGGCATGGCGCGCGGGGCCGCCGCGCTGATCCAGGATCTCGACCGGCGCGGCATGCTCGACGACACGCTCGTGCTGTGGACGACGGAATTCGGCCGGATGCCGAGCTCGCAGGGCGGCCGGGGGCGCGACCACAATCCCTACGTGTTCACCACCTGGCTGTGCGGCGGCGGGATCAAGGGGGGCGTGACGAGCGGGTTGAGCGACCAGTGGGGCTACAAGCCGCTCGACCGCGACGATCCGACGACCGTGCACGATGTCCACGCCACCGTGCTGCGGCTGTTGGGGATCGAACACACCAAGCTCACCTGGCGCAACAACGGCATCGACCGGCGTCTGACCGACGTCCACGGCCACGTCCTCACCGACATCCTCGCCTGA
- a CDS encoding PaaI family thioesterase: protein MGWSRFAPSRRATARFPFPPHDFPSPARGRVARSRADRRHPGIRPDDGGPTVATRPLPETVPADLADRLRARFQDWPLIAAWGLAIEALEPGRAEVSLPATPAVTNGPRGHVNGGVLAALADLASALALSTAFEGRMPFATSDLHIRYLEPAIGMVTAKAEVVRLSERSGVVECRIHAGGEIACLSTAQFAIRRGLAG, encoded by the coding sequence GTGGGTTGGTCGCGGTTCGCACCAAGCCGACGCGCGACGGCACGATTTCCCTTCCCTCCTCACGACTTCCCCTCCCCGGCCCGCGGCCGAGTAGCCCGCAGCCGGGCGGATCGACGACACCCGGGCATCCGGCCTGACGACGGAGGACCAACCGTGGCAACGCGCCCCCTTCCCGAGACCGTCCCTGCCGATCTGGCCGACCGGCTGCGCGCCCGGTTTCAGGACTGGCCATTGATCGCGGCCTGGGGGCTGGCGATCGAGGCGCTCGAGCCGGGCCGGGCGGAGGTCAGCCTCCCTGCCACGCCGGCGGTGACCAACGGGCCGCGCGGCCACGTCAACGGCGGCGTTCTGGCGGCGCTGGCCGACCTCGCCAGCGCCCTGGCGTTGAGCACCGCGTTCGAGGGGCGCATGCCGTTCGCGACATCGGACCTCCACATCCGCTACCTCGAGCCCGCCATCGGCATGGTCACCGCCAAGGCCGAGGTCGTGCGGCTCTCCGAACGCAGCGGCGTCGTCGAATGCCGGATCCATGCCGGCGGGGAGATCGCCTGCCTGTCGACCGCCCAATTCGCGATCCGGCGCGGCCTGGCCGGATGA
- a CDS encoding mitomycin resistance protein, which produces MNPAKVRRSAVTRLTDLPNVGPAMARDFERLGIRSPADLEGRDPLALYEALCKATRTRHDPCVLDVFMSVTGFMAGGEPRPWWEFTAERKRRFGAMAAARKGRAKRRR; this is translated from the coding sequence ATGAATCCGGCCAAGGTGCGCCGCAGCGCCGTCACCCGCCTCACCGACCTGCCGAACGTCGGGCCGGCCATGGCGCGTGATTTCGAGCGGCTCGGGATCAGGTCGCCGGCCGACCTCGAGGGGCGCGACCCGCTCGCCCTGTACGAAGCCCTGTGCAAAGCGACACGCACGCGGCACGACCCGTGCGTCCTCGACGTGTTCATGTCGGTGACGGGATTCATGGCCGGTGGCGAACCTCGGCCCTGGTGGGAGTTCACGGCGGAACGGAAGCGGCGCTTCGGGGCGATGGCGGCAGCGCGCAAGGGCCGGGCAAAACGCCGGCGGTGA